Proteins co-encoded in one Osmerus mordax isolate fOsmMor3 chromosome 11, fOsmMor3.pri, whole genome shotgun sequence genomic window:
- the chp2 gene encoding LOW QUALITY PROTEIN: calcineurin B homologous protein 2 (The sequence of the model RefSeq protein was modified relative to this genomic sequence to represent the inferred CDS: inserted 1 base in 1 codon; deleted 1 base in 1 codon; substituted 1 base at 1 genomic stop codon) — protein sequence MGSTTPPCQKSPNVEELMQETGFTPAHIVRLYDRFEALDKDGKGHLRPQDFGDIRELAMNPIGDRIIAAFFSPGQEIVDLPLFVKILAHFRPVEKKRPRDAGGPELVNSRTSSXSVIVFQLYDQDKDGKISRRELLQVLRALLESQVTEEQLESVADRAIQEADTDQDXGISFEEFRKTLEKVNIDHKMSIRFLR from the exons ATGGGATCGACAACTCCACCCTGTCAAAAATCACCAAATGTCGAGGAATTAATGCAAGAAACTGGAT TCACGCCTGCGCACATTGTTCGACTGTATGACCGTTTTGAAGCGCTGGACAAAGAC GGAAAAGGTCACCTCCG GCCTCAGGATTTTGGGGACATCAGAGAGCTGGCGATGAACCCCATCGGAGACCGGATCATCGCTGCCTTCTTCTCCCCCGG ACAGGAAATAGTTGACCTTCCACTCTTTGTGAAGATCCTGGCCCATTTCCGTCCGGTTGAGAAGAAGCGACCCAGAGATGCAGGCGGTCCCGAACTGGTCAACAGCAGAACCAGCAGCTGAAGTGTGA ttgTCTTCCAGCTGTATGACCAAGACAAAGATGGCAAGATCTCCAGGAGGGAGCTTCTACAG GTGCTGCGTGCGCTGTTGGAGAGCCAGGTGAcggaggagcagctggagagtgTAGCTGACCGGGCCATCCAGGAGGCGGATACAGATCAGG CAGGCATCTCCTTCGAAGAGTTCCGGAAG ACTTTGGAGAAAGTCAACATCGACCACAAGATGAGTATCCGCTTCCTGCGTTGA
- the cox7a1 gene encoding cytochrome c oxidase subunit 7A1, mitochondrial, protein MNHLLKVPGLASRAFTTTSRNMKNKVPEAQKLFQEDNGLPVHIKGGTTDVLLYRLTMTITIAGTGFSLYWLLVACQPKGKV, encoded by the exons ATGAACCACCTTCTG AAAGTTCCTGGTCTCGCTAGCCGAGccttcaccaccaccagcagaAACATGAAGAACAAAGTTCCAGAAGCACAGAAGCTCTTTCAa GAAGACAACGGTCTACCAGTTCACATCAAAGGAGGAACCACTGACGTTCTTCTCTACCGATTAACCATGACCATCACCATCGCAG GAACAGGCTTCTCTCTCTACTGGCTGCTGGTAGCCTGCCAGCCAAAGGGGAAGGTGtga